A genomic segment from bacterium encodes:
- a CDS encoding aspartate/glutamate racemase family protein, with the protein MTKKKLGIIGGMGSVAGAYMFDRAVQLTPAVTDQEYVEIFVHNNSSVPDRTQGILQTGPSPVPELVRSMQLMDAVGADFVMLACMTSHYFIPEIQKAARAQIIDGIAETARYTVENYPQVKTVGILASTGNLKMQLFQKQFEAAGIRSIIFNEKDQKFYFMDPIYEPWGIKAGHVTGQPKVRFVHATQRLVELGADAIIGGCSEVPLVLSQSDVEVPFVDAIDVLIGTTLGKCLDLSPRTILERA; encoded by the coding sequence TTGACTAAGAAAAAATTAGGCATAATCGGCGGTATGGGTTCCGTGGCCGGAGCCTATATGTTTGACCGAGCGGTCCAACTGACCCCGGCGGTGACTGATCAGGAGTATGTCGAGATCTTTGTGCACAACAACTCCTCGGTCCCGGATCGCACTCAGGGGATATTGCAGACCGGGCCAAGCCCGGTGCCGGAACTGGTTCGATCGATGCAACTGATGGACGCAGTCGGCGCAGATTTTGTCATGCTGGCATGCATGACTTCGCATTATTTCATACCGGAGATCCAGAAGGCAGCTCGCGCGCAGATCATTGACGGAATCGCTGAAACTGCTCGATATACCGTTGAGAATTACCCGCAGGTCAAAACGGTTGGGATACTTGCCTCGACCGGTAATCTCAAAATGCAGTTATTTCAGAAGCAATTCGAAGCGGCGGGAATCAGATCGATCATCTTCAACGAGAAGGACCAGAAGTTTTACTTCATGGATCCGATCTACGAACCCTGGGGGATCAAGGCCGGACATGTGACGGGACAGCCGAAAGTCCGTTTTGTCCATGCGACTCAACGTCTGGTCGAACTCGGCGCGGATGCCATTATCGGCGGGTGCTCTGAAGTTCCGTTGGTATTGAGTCAGTCCGATGTTGAAGTACCGTTTGTCGATGCGATCGACGTTCTGATCGGGACGACGTTAGGAAAATGTCTCGATCTTTCACCCCGCACCATTCTGGAACGGGCATAG
- a CDS encoding acyltransferase, giving the protein MRKIIKSILVALFYIMVLPSSLISLGFHRFLGSSMAFDFFAQWYSLFPGRIGTMTRACFYEQTLAEAHLDLDIGFGSLVSKIDTTIGKGVLITGHTVIGRAHIGDRAVIANYVSVLSGRYQHNFQDISKDVLSNEDRFDFVNIGHDAFVGEHCTVMANVGHHSIIGAGSVVVKDIPEMVVAIGAPAKPVKTRTVK; this is encoded by the coding sequence ATGAGAAAGATCATAAAATCGATATTGGTCGCGCTGTTCTATATCATGGTGCTGCCGAGCAGTCTGATCTCGCTCGGGTTCCACCGCTTCCTGGGCAGCAGTATGGCATTTGATTTTTTCGCCCAGTGGTACAGCCTTTTTCCCGGTCGTATCGGCACCATGACACGTGCCTGCTTTTATGAGCAGACCCTGGCCGAAGCACATCTTGATCTGGATATCGGCTTTGGGAGTCTTGTCTCCAAGATCGACACGACCATCGGCAAGGGGGTCTTGATCACCGGTCATACGGTGATCGGTCGGGCACATATCGGTGATCGGGCAGTGATCGCCAACTATGTCTCAGTCCTCTCCGGACGGTACCAGCACAATTTCCAGGATATCTCGAAGGATGTTCTCTCCAACGAAGATCGCTTTGATTTCGTTAATATCGGCCACGATGCGTTTGTCGGGGAACATTGCACGGTGATGGCGAATGTGGGACATCATTCGATCATCGGTGCGGGGAGTGTGGTGGTGAAAGATATTCCGGAGATGGTGGTAGCGATCGGCGCGCCGGCCAAGCCGGTCAAAACGAGAACGGTGAAGTGA
- a CDS encoding glycosyltransferase family 2 protein — MSQPFPISVIIGTYNHGRYIASCIESVLAQTYGKCEIIIIDDGSTDNTAEVVKPYQDRVNYRHQQNQGRGASRNAGIRMASHEWIAFLDADDLWEPTKIEKQVAAIVAHPGIDLIVTNACWFDNDRVVKADYFKTMRLFHQQKIERHGTLGIFTEPLYPLFIDENFVNLSSVMVRKKSLYDEGLFDATLPRAQDRDLWLRLSRRYKFAFIDEILTRSRVHSLADGPTTIVPAISRVQLFEKALAFGSEWEKKCETRLRHRVGHCHYDLAHFHFYRENDLKAARKELKLAMSFGYNNATVRAHYFATFFPVGLITALRKLVRAVRGD; from the coding sequence ATGTCGCAGCCCTTTCCAATCAGCGTCATCATCGGCACCTACAATCATGGCCGCTATATCGCCAGTTGTATCGAGTCCGTACTCGCCCAGACCTATGGTAAGTGCGAGATCATAATCATCGATGACGGTTCCACCGACAACACGGCCGAGGTCGTCAAGCCATATCAGGATCGCGTAAATTATCGCCACCAGCAGAATCAGGGAAGAGGCGCCTCGCGTAATGCCGGTATCCGGATGGCCAGCCACGAGTGGATCGCGTTTCTCGATGCGGATGATCTCTGGGAGCCGACCAAGATCGAAAAGCAGGTGGCGGCAATTGTCGCTCATCCCGGAATCGACCTGATCGTCACTAATGCCTGCTGGTTCGACAATGACCGCGTAGTCAAAGCGGATTACTTCAAAACGATGCGGCTTTTCCATCAGCAGAAGATAGAACGGCATGGTACGCTGGGTATTTTCACCGAACCGCTCTATCCGTTGTTTATCGATGAAAATTTCGTCAATCTCTCGAGCGTCATGGTGCGCAAGAAGAGCCTCTACGACGAAGGACTTTTCGATGCCACCTTGCCTCGCGCGCAGGACCGTGACCTCTGGCTCAGACTATCGCGCCGCTACAAATTTGCGTTCATTGATGAGATCCTGACCCGAAGCCGCGTGCATTCGCTGGCCGATGGTCCTACCACGATCGTCCCCGCGATCAGCCGCGTCCAGCTATTCGAGAAGGCATTGGCGTTTGGTTCAGAGTGGGAGAAGAAGTGCGAGACACGATTGCGCCATCGCGTCGGCCACTGCCACTACGACCTCGCTCATTTTCATTTTTATCGGGAGAATGATCTGAAAGCGGCGCGGAAGGAATTGAAATTGGCGATGAGCTTTGGCTACAACAACGCCACGGTTCGCGCTCACTATTTCGCGACGTTTTTCCCGGTCGGCCTGATCACTGCATTGCGTAAACTCGTGCGTGCAGTCAGAGGTGATTAG
- a CDS encoding methylaspartate mutase subunit E has translation MKKAHRLLIGSLGDDIHSVGMALLTLAFRESGFYVKNLGIGNSLDDFFFHAADFDAIFISCNNGHVDMYLEDFPHKLQHFGLGNGDPKVWYLGGNLSVQEKDDNVVRQFRAMGFDYVAPKPVSWLLILENLKRDFHNKSIHPRELLNHGEHEIPPMPDLESVTDEPMSMPEFELTRREVLASWPTGAKVWLTDVKKNHAAPLKNLHNLIVTQQTTPYRPLLQPRTGVAHIQDEIDILKLLRENGMDVSSIQLDAASRKNMYAKAEEGVRRSEKGGTSFLNGYPVPVHGVPGIEEILSAIETPFQIRAGSPDHRLVYEIGIAGGTTSVEGGFLCYLYPYDKRTSPVANLKNWKYVDKLTGIYQQQGITINREYFGPLTTSLIEPSLAIAINVVQAILSAKSGAMCVSLGLAEQGNRTQDIASIRALDKVGRAFLTKYGFPRVTVSTVFHQYMAAFPNNLEKARELIVSSSTTGALARATKFMIKTPVESIHIPTRHDNAEALRLTKAGVAKAGDVKLDWSVIDLEMAIIEREAMIILGEIETLGRGSLARGAIKAFQNGVLDVPFSPSLYNRNAIITARDSDGAVRFVNPELLPFDDQIIEYHKEKIHRRMVMERRTKSSELIEQDLTRIWKGDYVRWPLDGLYVH, from the coding sequence ATGAAAAAGGCACATAGATTATTGATCGGGAGTCTCGGCGATGATATCCATTCAGTCGGAATGGCGTTGCTGACGCTGGCGTTTCGCGAGTCCGGGTTCTACGTGAAGAATCTCGGGATCGGCAATTCGCTTGATGATTTCTTTTTCCACGCGGCTGATTTCGATGCCATTTTCATTTCCTGCAACAATGGCCATGTCGATATGTATCTGGAAGATTTCCCGCACAAGCTCCAGCACTTCGGGCTGGGGAACGGTGATCCCAAGGTCTGGTACCTGGGAGGAAATCTCTCTGTGCAGGAGAAGGATGACAATGTCGTCCGCCAGTTCCGGGCGATGGGTTTCGACTATGTCGCCCCAAAGCCGGTTTCGTGGCTGTTGATCCTCGAGAATCTGAAGCGCGATTTCCACAATAAATCGATTCACCCGCGTGAACTGCTCAATCATGGAGAGCATGAGATCCCGCCGATGCCGGATCTTGAGTCGGTCACCGATGAACCGATGAGCATGCCGGAATTCGAATTAACGCGGCGCGAAGTACTCGCAAGCTGGCCGACCGGCGCCAAGGTCTGGTTGACCGACGTGAAGAAAAATCACGCGGCACCGTTGAAGAATCTGCATAACCTGATTGTGACCCAGCAGACAACACCGTATCGACCACTGCTTCAGCCGCGTACCGGGGTGGCGCACATTCAAGATGAGATCGATATTCTCAAGCTGCTTCGCGAGAACGGGATGGATGTTTCGTCGATTCAGCTCGATGCCGCCAGCCGGAAAAATATGTATGCCAAAGCCGAAGAGGGTGTGCGCCGCTCTGAAAAGGGAGGAACGTCGTTCCTCAACGGCTACCCAGTTCCGGTCCACGGTGTCCCAGGGATCGAGGAGATCCTGAGCGCAATTGAGACTCCCTTCCAGATCCGTGCCGGATCGCCCGATCACCGATTGGTCTACGAGATAGGCATCGCCGGAGGGACAACCTCGGTTGAAGGGGGATTTCTCTGTTATCTGTATCCCTATGACAAGCGGACCTCGCCGGTTGCCAATCTGAAGAACTGGAAGTATGTCGACAAGCTGACCGGGATATATCAACAGCAGGGAATCACGATCAACCGCGAGTATTTCGGACCGTTGACGACCAGTCTGATCGAGCCATCGCTGGCGATAGCGATCAATGTTGTGCAGGCGATTCTTTCCGCAAAGTCGGGAGCGATGTGTGTCAGTCTGGGATTGGCAGAGCAGGGGAACCGAACTCAGGATATCGCTTCAATCCGGGCACTCGACAAAGTTGGCCGAGCTTTCCTGACCAAGTACGGATTTCCGCGAGTGACTGTTTCAACCGTCTTCCACCAGTATATGGCGGCGTTCCCGAACAATCTGGAAAAGGCGCGCGAACTGATCGTCTCCAGCTCCACGACTGGAGCGCTCGCCCGAGCAACCAAGTTCATGATCAAGACCCCGGTTGAGTCGATTCATATTCCGACCCGTCACGACAACGCGGAAGCATTGCGCCTGACCAAAGCAGGTGTGGCAAAGGCCGGCGATGTGAAACTCGACTGGTCGGTGATCGACCTGGAAATGGCGATCATCGAGCGAGAAGCGATGATCATATTGGGTGAAATCGAGACGCTGGGACGCGGTTCCCTGGCGCGTGGCGCGATCAAGGCGTTCCAGAACGGGGTACTTGATGTCCCCTTCTCCCCCAGCCTTTACAATCGCAATGCGATCATCACCGCCCGCGACAGCGATGGGGCCGTTCGCTTTGTGAATCCGGAATTATTGCCGTTTGATGATCAGATCATAGAATACCACAAAGAGAAAATACATCGGCGGATGGTGATGGAACGTCGCACTAAGAGTTCAGAACTGATCGAACAGGATCTGACGAGAATCTGGAAAGGGGACTATGTCCGCTGGCCGCTCGACGGGTTATATGTGCATTAG
- a CDS encoding polysaccharide deacetylase family protein: MKRALKFGIYALLYWSGLWLVARKITRSKTRILMYHGVVQQDIGVWTQLPIDRFRAQIQYLARWYRPVRLTEFVDNKKRQNQPFDYSAVVTFDDGLRNNLTQAYPILKDRKVPATIYIAISLIDRPEQFGGMIWTDYVRGLIRTTQATSLDLTGDGLARYDLSTPEAKRETESRLARGLKKIDSVAREQLIEKIATQLGPRVAREHAEPFDGLTWDEIRTLDASGIVEFGAHTVNHAILTTVSDQQAEQEMADSQARLEHELKHPIRHFAYPNGTRTDFSDRHMTMAARHFDSAVSTVEGLAAPDDGLFDLKRINVGNDMSMMEFKLRLSGALELLGI, encoded by the coding sequence ATGAAACGGGCGCTCAAATTTGGTATATATGCGCTCCTGTATTGGAGTGGGCTTTGGCTGGTGGCTCGAAAGATCACCCGGTCGAAAACCCGCATCCTTATGTATCACGGTGTGGTACAACAGGATATCGGTGTCTGGACGCAGCTCCCGATCGACCGATTCCGAGCCCAGATTCAGTATCTGGCACGATGGTATCGGCCCGTCAGATTGACCGAATTTGTCGATAATAAAAAGAGGCAGAATCAACCGTTCGATTATTCGGCGGTTGTGACCTTTGATGACGGTCTGAGGAACAATCTGACCCAGGCATACCCGATACTCAAGGACCGAAAAGTGCCGGCGACGATTTATATCGCCATCTCGTTGATCGACCGTCCGGAACAATTCGGCGGCATGATCTGGACAGACTACGTTCGCGGACTGATCCGCACCACTCAGGCCACTTCGTTGGACCTGACTGGCGATGGTCTGGCGCGATATGATCTGTCTACTCCCGAAGCAAAACGGGAGACCGAGTCGCGACTTGCTCGTGGCCTGAAAAAGATAGACAGTGTCGCTCGTGAGCAACTGATTGAAAAGATCGCGACTCAACTGGGGCCGCGCGTCGCTCGCGAACATGCCGAACCATTTGATGGTCTGACCTGGGATGAGATCCGAACGCTTGATGCGTCGGGCATAGTCGAGTTCGGAGCACATACCGTCAACCATGCGATCCTGACCACCGTCTCCGACCAACAGGCAGAGCAGGAGATGGCAGATTCACAGGCTCGCCTGGAGCATGAACTGAAACACCCGATCCGACATTTCGCCTACCCAAATGGGACGCGAACCGATTTTTCGGATCGACATATGACGATGGCCGCAAGACATTTTGATTCGGCGGTCTCAACTGTTGAAGGCCTGGCAGCACCCGACGATGGATTGTTTGATCTCAAACGGATCAATGTCGGCAACGATATGAGCATGATGGAATTCAAGCTGCGTCTCTCCGGAGCTCTTGAACTCCTCGGAATATAA
- a CDS encoding heparinase II/III family protein translates to MTTEPSVSQIARPYWPDGDVRSAIFCARYPDSLELIAKARETSRGLITFWHPWHMEKTWVPEQLESPIDWDKIRTGDEEWPHALARLSHLVDLAAGWRLTNEQPLADCYWDHVEQFCSARRGTQSHLWSNRLDSALRIFHLIKSFDILRNGDVSTASQSKLLFDHLRFEVDFLLQGLGSKVGNWELIICCAILTASEYLHGLVDTTIWREKASSRLQELLKTEIQPDGHWIEQAPMYHGECIIALTDYVVILRTNDLPIPDWLLQAVQTLLVTLEEITDPQGKIPQIGDSDAFETAYISNLCETLLGEQARAKKTASARPLVKIYQPTGWAVSKWNDPATGKKYQLLFDASGKPPVRRQWHSHADDLQVILTSSDGPILVDPGRFTYSPVLGPSNPTLRKMIQSSGLFRRLYGMFVPQNRELTGTDWRDYFFRTAGPQYGDLPFALNFRIRGIPW, encoded by the coding sequence GTGACCACAGAACCATCCGTCAGCCAAATTGCTCGACCGTACTGGCCGGACGGTGATGTTCGCTCGGCGATCTTTTGTGCCCGTTACCCGGACAGCCTGGAGCTGATCGCCAAGGCGCGGGAAACCTCGCGCGGGCTGATCACCTTCTGGCATCCCTGGCATATGGAGAAGACCTGGGTTCCGGAGCAGCTTGAGTCTCCGATCGATTGGGACAAGATCCGAACCGGTGACGAAGAATGGCCGCATGCTTTGGCGAGACTCAGCCATCTGGTCGATCTGGCCGCCGGATGGAGACTGACCAATGAGCAGCCGCTGGCCGACTGTTACTGGGATCATGTCGAGCAGTTCTGTTCTGCGCGCAGAGGCACGCAGAGCCATCTCTGGAGCAATCGTCTTGATTCGGCGCTGAGAATCTTCCATCTGATCAAGTCCTTTGATATTTTGCGAAATGGAGATGTTTCCACCGCAAGCCAGAGCAAACTGCTTTTCGATCATCTTCGATTCGAAGTCGATTTCCTTCTTCAGGGACTTGGGAGCAAGGTCGGCAATTGGGAGCTGATCATCTGTTGCGCTATCCTGACCGCTTCGGAATATCTCCACGGTCTGGTTGATACGACAATCTGGCGCGAAAAGGCATCCAGCCGCCTTCAGGAATTGCTCAAGACGGAGATTCAGCCCGATGGTCACTGGATTGAGCAGGCGCCGATGTACCACGGTGAGTGCATTATTGCCCTGACCGATTATGTCGTGATCCTTCGCACCAACGATCTGCCGATCCCCGATTGGCTTTTGCAGGCCGTGCAGACGCTTCTGGTGACCCTCGAAGAGATCACCGACCCGCAAGGGAAGATTCCGCAGATCGGCGATTCTGACGCCTTTGAGACAGCGTACATCTCTAATCTCTGCGAAACGCTGTTGGGCGAGCAGGCGCGCGCCAAAAAAACTGCCTCAGCTCGGCCATTGGTGAAAATCTATCAACCAACCGGATGGGCTGTTTCGAAATGGAACGACCCGGCAACTGGGAAGAAATATCAACTTCTCTTTGATGCTTCCGGTAAGCCGCCTGTGCGCCGTCAGTGGCATTCCCATGCCGATGACCTGCAGGTCATCCTGACCAGCTCTGACGGGCCGATTCTGGTCGATCCCGGGCGATTTACGTACAGCCCCGTGCTCGGACCGAGTAATCCGACTCTCCGGAAAATGATTCAATCAAGTGGACTCTTCAGACGGTTGTATGGGATGTTTGTGCCTCAGAATCGTGAGCTGACGGGCACCGACTGGCGAGACTATTTCTTCCGAACAGCGGGCCCACAATACGGTGACTTGCCTTTCGCGTTGAACTTCCGGATACGGGGAATACCATGGTGA
- a CDS encoding glycosyltransferase family 4 protein: MKVLHLRASNFYGGPERQLHMHAHIARQAGITVVIGSFSEHAEPPEFLEVISADGLETLLIPVSNAYDRSAVQKVGDALVSGKFDILCTHDYRTHVIGWMAARRAKVKWIGFSRGWTQDTFRVKVYTLIDKFVIRFADRIVAVSHSQKERLVRLWISPQKIAVVHNAIELDRFSGIAPASLKQRFNFPSDSIVIVAGGRFSQEKGQRDLVDAAARAIRKNPRIRVVMFGHGPDFDLILSQIRTLGLQDSILCPGHERNLLGYLKSADMLVNPSLSEGLPNIILEAMALGVPVVATAVGGVPELIQHESNGLLVPAKDPIELSDAILQMAGAAETRSKFRDAAFETLARSFTFKGQLDSLRDLYQRVISEK; encoded by the coding sequence ATGAAGGTCCTTCACTTGCGCGCCTCCAATTTTTATGGCGGACCAGAACGTCAACTGCATATGCATGCCCATATTGCACGACAGGCGGGTATCACCGTCGTGATCGGCTCGTTCTCGGAACACGCCGAACCACCGGAGTTTCTTGAAGTGATCTCGGCCGATGGTCTGGAGACACTATTGATCCCGGTGAGCAATGCGTATGACCGATCGGCCGTGCAGAAAGTCGGCGATGCCCTGGTCAGTGGGAAGTTTGACATCCTCTGTACACACGACTACCGAACCCATGTAATTGGCTGGATGGCCGCTCGGCGAGCCAAAGTCAAATGGATCGGTTTCTCGCGCGGGTGGACACAAGACACTTTCCGGGTAAAAGTCTATACGCTCATCGATAAATTCGTGATTCGTTTCGCCGACAGGATAGTCGCGGTTTCTCACAGTCAGAAGGAGCGCTTGGTTCGCCTCTGGATCTCGCCGCAGAAGATTGCCGTGGTCCATAACGCGATCGAGCTGGATCGCTTCTCCGGGATCGCGCCTGCCTCATTGAAACAAAGATTTAACTTTCCGTCCGACAGTATCGTCATTGTCGCGGGCGGACGATTCAGTCAGGAGAAGGGACAACGGGATCTGGTCGATGCAGCCGCACGAGCCATTCGCAAGAATCCGCGCATCAGGGTCGTGATGTTTGGGCATGGCCCCGATTTCGATCTGATCCTCTCGCAGATTCGCACACTCGGTTTGCAGGATAGTATTCTTTGTCCGGGCCACGAACGAAATCTGCTCGGCTATCTCAAATCGGCTGATATGCTGGTAAACCCATCGTTATCCGAGGGGCTACCGAATATCATACTCGAAGCGATGGCCCTGGGCGTACCGGTAGTTGCTACCGCAGTCGGCGGTGTCCCCGAACTGATCCAGCATGAATCGAACGGACTTCTGGTCCCGGCCAAAGATCCGATTGAACTTTCCGATGCCATCCTGCAGATGGCTGGAGCCGCCGAAACGCGCTCAAAATTCCGCGATGCGGCCTTTGAGACACTGGCCAGGTCATTCACCTTCAAAGGACAGCTTGATTCGCTGCGTGATCTCTACCAGCGGGTAATTTCTGAGAAGTAG
- a CDS encoding acyltransferase has product MKWDLQGRHYIHKQAFLALIPSYIGYTIRYRFYRKYVKAVGPDTKFLERLYIRNPQKLTVGRHCSLGIDCNIQAAGGVTMGDYVILGPGVKIWSSNHIYADPNTPVYFQGSEFKEVIIEDDVWIGANAFIMPGTHLGKGCIVAAGAIVGGKRYKDFSILAGNPARVIGFRNTPPTETAAPASAEATPSAPPSEPAS; this is encoded by the coding sequence ATGAAGTGGGATCTGCAGGGACGCCATTATATCCATAAGCAAGCATTCCTCGCGCTTATACCGAGCTATATCGGCTACACTATTCGTTATCGCTTTTACAGGAAATATGTCAAGGCGGTCGGGCCAGACACGAAATTCCTCGAGCGCCTCTATATCCGCAATCCGCAGAAACTGACGGTCGGCCGTCACTGCTCGCTCGGGATCGACTGCAACATCCAGGCCGCCGGCGGCGTGACGATGGGCGACTATGTCATCCTCGGACCCGGTGTGAAGATATGGAGTTCCAACCATATCTACGCCGACCCCAACACACCGGTTTATTTCCAGGGATCAGAATTCAAAGAAGTGATCATCGAGGATGACGTCTGGATCGGCGCCAACGCGTTCATCATGCCCGGCACTCATCTTGGCAAAGGTTGCATTGTAGCGGCCGGCGCTATTGTCGGCGGCAAGCGGTACAAAGATTTCTCGATCCTCGCCGGCAACCCGGCTCGCGTGATCGGTTTCCGCAATACACCGCCGACAGAGACAGCCGCCCCCGCATCTGCCGAAGCAACCCCTTCTGCGCCACCATCGGAGCCTGCCAGCTAA
- a CDS encoding GNAT family N-acetyltransferase translates to MIGGAEGMIETPAKNNASMQATVITSPAELLKLEREWNDLLSRSDNRQPFATFEWAASWLEIFGHEIELATIVVTAHGKTVAIAPFCIRSGKLLTFVGYPQNDYADILYDPACPESLDLVIEKLLSLRGTWSKVLLDQMRGENSAYSLLVKLLTRLNLPYRVEPSDTCPAMIISDKAEAKKMYHKRNITSYINWFQKEGTFGFNRYTDTTDALSRLDDLFAQHVDRWDGTPTPSYFRFDPMKNFYRSFFKRMHPQGWVHFSSLTLDDKYVAIYVSLEFEKKLYLYKTCFNKEYYKKSPGQVILRYLMDDALQRDLVELDFARGDEGYKDRYANAVRQNYRVIIYGGRISERIASAFFAARYSKLATLLFRNKTAKSVKSWLLSKVKG, encoded by the coding sequence ATGATCGGTGGCGCTGAAGGGATGATCGAAACTCCTGCCAAAAACAATGCATCGATGCAGGCGACTGTCATTACGTCGCCTGCTGAGCTACTCAAGCTCGAGAGGGAGTGGAATGATCTCCTGAGCCGTTCGGATAATCGCCAGCCGTTCGCTACCTTCGAATGGGCCGCGTCCTGGCTCGAGATCTTCGGGCATGAGATTGAACTGGCGACGATCGTGGTCACGGCTCACGGGAAAACTGTCGCGATCGCCCCGTTCTGTATTCGTTCGGGAAAACTGCTGACGTTTGTCGGTTATCCGCAGAATGATTATGCGGATATCCTCTATGATCCGGCATGCCCGGAGTCGCTCGACCTGGTTATAGAGAAACTGCTCTCACTCCGCGGCACCTGGTCGAAAGTACTCCTTGACCAGATGCGGGGCGAGAACTCCGCGTATTCCCTCCTGGTCAAGCTGCTCACCCGATTGAATCTCCCGTATCGTGTCGAACCGTCCGATACCTGCCCGGCTATGATCATCAGCGATAAGGCCGAAGCGAAAAAGATGTACCACAAGCGGAATATCACGTCGTACATCAACTGGTTCCAGAAAGAGGGGACATTCGGATTCAATCGCTATACTGACACGACCGATGCGCTCTCCCGCCTGGATGATCTCTTCGCACAGCACGTCGACCGATGGGACGGAACACCGACTCCCAGCTATTTCCGGTTCGACCCAATGAAGAACTTCTATCGAAGTTTCTTCAAGCGGATGCACCCGCAGGGCTGGGTTCATTTCTCCAGCCTGACGCTCGATGACAAGTATGTCGCGATATATGTTTCGCTTGAGTTTGAGAAGAAGCTATATTTGTACAAGACCTGCTTCAACAAGGAGTATTACAAGAAGTCTCCCGGGCAGGTGATCCTTCGCTATCTTATGGATGATGCCCTGCAGCGCGATCTGGTTGAGCTGGATTTTGCTCGCGGAGACGAAGGGTACAAGGATCGATACGCCAATGCGGTCCGCCAGAATTATCGGGTGATCATCTATGGTGGCCGGATCTCCGAACGAATAGCCTCGGCATTTTTTGCGGCGCGGTATTCCAAATTGGCCACGTTGCTGTTCCGCAACAAAACCGCCAAGAGCGTGAAAAGCTGGTTGCTGAGCAAGGTTAAGGGATGA
- a CDS encoding glycosyltransferase has protein sequence MIKIAYVIDELPSANGGTEGQLVMLLRHLDRTQFAPHLVCLRPADFISKSGLDVPNLTLHVGSLFRPSAIRKINQLGRYLRENKIDIVQTFFVDGNIVGTFGAMCAGTPTIISSRRNLGHWHGPIHIALLKYLQKHTSYYLANSRAVIAKTIDKESAKPEQMHLVYNGLDLERFARITPELRAQKREEWKIGDNELLVGSVANLRDVKNLDLLVIAAATLKNDYPNLKWVIVGDGPDRERLTSLLAQHGLADRFLLPGRAVDVIPSLAALDIAVLCSASESFSNSLIEYMAAGLPVIASDVGGNREAISHGENGLLFPSGDQARFNDELRQLIGDRGLAARFASAARTAAHSKYSTAKYVAEHEAFYRRIYQEKADR, from the coding sequence ATGATCAAGATAGCGTATGTCATAGACGAACTCCCGAGCGCCAACGGCGGGACTGAGGGGCAATTGGTGATGTTGCTGCGGCACCTGGACCGTACTCAGTTTGCACCGCATCTGGTCTGCCTTCGCCCGGCGGATTTTATCAGCAAGAGCGGTCTCGATGTCCCCAACCTGACATTGCATGTCGGGAGCTTGTTCCGTCCATCGGCGATCCGGAAGATCAATCAGCTTGGTCGGTATCTGAGAGAGAACAAGATCGATATTGTGCAGACATTTTTTGTCGACGGTAACATCGTCGGGACTTTCGGCGCTATGTGCGCCGGTACGCCGACCATTATCTCCAGCAGGAGAAACCTCGGACACTGGCATGGACCGATCCATATCGCACTACTGAAGTACCTTCAGAAACATACCAGCTACTACCTGGCTAACTCTCGAGCGGTGATCGCCAAAACGATCGATAAAGAATCCGCCAAACCTGAGCAGATGCATCTGGTCTACAACGGGCTGGATCTTGAGCGTTTCGCGCGTATCACGCCGGAACTTAGAGCACAAAAACGCGAGGAGTGGAAGATCGGTGACAACGAACTGCTGGTCGGTTCGGTTGCGAATCTCAGGGATGTTAAGAACCTCGATTTGCTGGTGATAGCAGCCGCGACGCTTAAGAACGACTACCCGAACCTCAAGTGGGTAATAGTTGGCGATGGTCCTGATCGGGAGAGGCTGACTTCGCTCCTGGCACAGCATGGTCTGGCAGACAGGTTTCTTTTGCCGGGGCGGGCAGTCGATGTTATCCCGAGTTTGGCGGCGCTTGATATCGCGGTCCTTTGCTCTGCCAGCGAAAGTTTTTCAAATTCACTTATCGAATATATGGCGGCAGGGTTGCCGGTGATCGCTTCCGATGTCGGCGGCAACCGCGAAGCGATCAGTCATGGTGAGAACGGGCTGTTGTTTCCTTCAGGAGACCAGGCGCGGTTCAATGATGAATTGAGGCAATTGATCGGGGACCGGGGACTTGCGGCACGGTTTGCCTCTGCGGCGAGAACGGCCGCCCATTCAAAATACTCGACGGCGAAATATGTCGCTGAACATGAGGCGTTTTATCGCCGCATTTATCAGGAGAAAGCAGACAGATGA